The Primulina tabacum isolate GXHZ01 chromosome 7, ASM2559414v2, whole genome shotgun sequence genome includes a window with the following:
- the LOC142551361 gene encoding chlorophyll a-b binding protein 7, chloroplastic isoform X1 has protein sequence MAVSVIPTSFTSLLRRPPPRLRLENHVPFSRIKASWQEVAGVMVLSAIPFTAVKAIANSPLGEALQRQMEQKKKLYVENSSKFKELAEKAREESVWYGDDRPRWLGPISYKYPAHLTGELPGDYGFDIAGLSQDPVALQKYFNFEVLHARWAMLAALGVIIPEILDLLGAFQFVEPVWWRVGYSKLKGDTLDYLGIPGLHVAGSQGVVIIAICQALLMVGPEYARYCGIEALEPLGIYLPGDINYPGGILFDPLNLSKDPFAFEDLKVKEIKNGRLAMVAWLGFYAQAAVTGKGPVQNLLDHISDPFQNNLISTLKSLVK, from the exons ATGGCCGTCTCCGTTATTCCGACATCGTTTACCTCACTCCTCCGCCGTCCTCCGCCGCGGCTCCGTTTGGAAAATCATGTACCCTTTTCGCGCATTAAAGCATCATGGCAGGAG GTTGCTGGCGTTATGGTTTTATCGGCGATTCCATTCACAGCTGTGAAAGCGATTGCCAACAGTCCTCTCGGGGAGGCACTCCAGAGGCAGATGGAGCAGAAGAAGAAGCTTTATGTAGAGAATTCTTCCAAGTTTAAGGAACTTGCGGAAAAGGCAAGAGAGGAGAG TGTGTGGTATGGTGACGATCGTCCTCGCTGGCTCGGTCCCATATCATATAAGTATCCTGCCCATCTCACTGGTGAACTACCTGGGGACTATGGTTTTGATATTGCAGGTTTGAGCCAGGATCCTGTGGCCTTACAGAAATATTTCAA TTTTGAGGTACTCCATGCTAGGTGGGCTATGCTTGCTGCCCTTGGTGTTATCATTCCAGAAATATTGGACCTTTTAGGAGCGTTCCAATTTGTTGAACCTGTTTGGTGGCGAGTGGGCTATTCGAAGCTTAAG GGTGATACACTAGACTACCTCGGCATCCCAGGTCTTCATGTCGCTGGAAGTCAAGGAGTGGTCATCATCGCGATCTGTCAAGCCCTTCTAATG GTTGGACCAGAATATGCACGATATTGTGGTATTGAGGCTCTTGAGCCTTTGGGAATTTATTTGCCTGGAGACATTAATTATCCCGGTGGCATATTATTCGACCCCTTGAATCTTTCTAAGGATCCATTTGCTTTCGAGGACCTGAAGGTGAAAGAGATCAAGAATGGACGCTTAGCTATGGTTGCCTGGTTAGGTTTTTATGCTCAGGCAGCTGTGACAGGTAAAGGTCCTGTACAGAATCTTCTTGATCACATCTCAGATCCCTTCCAGAATAACTTGATTTCAACTCTGAAATCTCTTGTGAAATAA
- the LOC142551361 gene encoding chlorophyll a-b binding protein 7, chloroplastic isoform X2 yields MAVSVIPTSFTSLLRRPPPRLRLENHVPFSRIKASWQEVAGVMVLSAIPFTAVKAIANSPLGEALQRQMEQKKKLYVENSSKFKELAEKAREESVWYGDDRPRWLGPISYKYPAHLTGELPGDYGFDIAGLSQDPVALQKYFNFEVLHARWAMLAALGVIIPEILDLLGAFQFVEPVWWRVGYSKLKGDTLDYLGIPGLHVAGSQGVVIIAICQALLMVGPEYARYCGIEALEPLGIYLPGDINYPGGILFDPLNLSKDPFAFEDLKVKEIKNGRLAMVAWLGFYAQAAVTG; encoded by the exons ATGGCCGTCTCCGTTATTCCGACATCGTTTACCTCACTCCTCCGCCGTCCTCCGCCGCGGCTCCGTTTGGAAAATCATGTACCCTTTTCGCGCATTAAAGCATCATGGCAGGAG GTTGCTGGCGTTATGGTTTTATCGGCGATTCCATTCACAGCTGTGAAAGCGATTGCCAACAGTCCTCTCGGGGAGGCACTCCAGAGGCAGATGGAGCAGAAGAAGAAGCTTTATGTAGAGAATTCTTCCAAGTTTAAGGAACTTGCGGAAAAGGCAAGAGAGGAGAG TGTGTGGTATGGTGACGATCGTCCTCGCTGGCTCGGTCCCATATCATATAAGTATCCTGCCCATCTCACTGGTGAACTACCTGGGGACTATGGTTTTGATATTGCAGGTTTGAGCCAGGATCCTGTGGCCTTACAGAAATATTTCAA TTTTGAGGTACTCCATGCTAGGTGGGCTATGCTTGCTGCCCTTGGTGTTATCATTCCAGAAATATTGGACCTTTTAGGAGCGTTCCAATTTGTTGAACCTGTTTGGTGGCGAGTGGGCTATTCGAAGCTTAAG GGTGATACACTAGACTACCTCGGCATCCCAGGTCTTCATGTCGCTGGAAGTCAAGGAGTGGTCATCATCGCGATCTGTCAAGCCCTTCTAATG GTTGGACCAGAATATGCACGATATTGTGGTATTGAGGCTCTTGAGCCTTTGGGAATTTATTTGCCTGGAGACATTAATTATCCCGGTGGCATATTATTCGACCCCTTGAATCTTTCTAAGGATCCATTTGCTTTCGAGGACCTGAAGGTGAAAGAGATCAAGAATGGACGCTTAGCTATGGTTGCCTGGTTAGGTTTTTATGCTCAGGCAGCTGTGACAG GTTGA
- the LOC142551362 gene encoding large ribosomal subunit protein uL29: MARIKVHELRQKSKADLLAQLKDLKAELALLRVAKVTGGAPNKLSKIKVVRLSIAQVLTVISQKQKAALREVYKNKKYLPLDLRPKKTRAIRRRLTKHQASLKTEKQKKKEMYFPIRKYAIKV; encoded by the exons ATGG CTCGTATCAAGGTGCACGAGCTTCGGCAGAAGAGCAAGGCGGATCTGTTGGCGCAGCTGAAAGATTTGAAGGCGGAGCTTGCCCTGCTGCGCGTCGCGAAGGTGACTGGAGGCGCTCCGAACAAGCTCTCTAAAATCAAGGTGGTGAGGCTCTCAATTGCGCAGGTGCTGACCGTGATATCGCAGAAGCAGAAGGCTGCTCTGAGGGAAGTATACAAGAACAAGAAGTATTTGCCTCTTGATCTCCGTCCCAAAAAAACACGTGCCATCCGCCGCCGTCTCACCAAGCACCAG GCATCATTAAAGACGGAGAAACAGAAGAAGAAAGAAATGTACTTCCCGATCAGAAAGTATGCAATCAAAGTTTAA